One genomic region from Leifsonia poae encodes:
- a CDS encoding TetR/AcrR family transcriptional regulator: protein MPRPTSPILSLDGIADAAIALVDAGKPFGVNALARELGVTPSSLYNHVDGKDAIVELMRGRLAERARIVVPEGLAWDAVVEYVVRAQRSMFAAHPLVLPLLVGKPVTDVTVLGYYEALAEALLAAEFPDDEVLVIVAVLDAFALGSGLDLSAPPEVWQARPDTALGRLVDRGEAGDVRADRAFDLGVELLLTSLRGRLAATARK, encoded by the coding sequence ATGCCGAGACCGACCTCACCCATCCTGAGCCTCGACGGCATCGCTGACGCGGCGATCGCCCTCGTCGACGCCGGAAAGCCGTTCGGCGTGAACGCGCTCGCCCGGGAACTGGGCGTCACGCCATCGTCGCTCTACAACCATGTCGACGGCAAAGACGCGATCGTCGAGCTGATGCGCGGGCGACTCGCCGAACGGGCGAGGATCGTCGTCCCCGAGGGTCTGGCCTGGGATGCGGTTGTCGAGTACGTGGTGCGCGCGCAGCGGTCGATGTTCGCCGCGCATCCGCTCGTGCTGCCGTTGCTGGTGGGCAAGCCGGTGACCGACGTCACGGTGCTCGGCTACTACGAGGCGCTGGCGGAGGCGCTGCTGGCGGCGGAGTTCCCCGACGACGAGGTGCTCGTGATCGTCGCCGTGCTCGACGCGTTCGCCCTCGGCTCCGGGCTCGACCTGTCGGCGCCACCGGAGGTGTGGCAGGCGCGACCCGACACCGCTCTCGGGAGGCTGGTGGACCGAGGGGAGGCGGGCGACGTGCGAGCCGACCGGGCGTTCGACCTCGGCGTCGAGCTGTTGCTCACTTCCTTGCGGGGGAGGCTCGCCGCCACCGCAAGGAAGTGA
- a CDS encoding aldose 1-epimerase family protein — protein sequence MTTPISGTHFGLTAGDYHATIASLGASLRTLEHRGRPLVVPFDADEVRPAYRGATLAPWPNRVVDGRYAFAGAEQQLPLTEPGRGHALHGLAVWLDFEAVDQSASSVTLLATIEAQAGYPHRVDVFVEYTLDESGLHTTVTATNTGPDAAPWGTGPHPYLVAGPGRVDDWTLRLPAATVLTVTAERLIPVAAFAVDTDPNRAFDFREPRAIGDTFIDHAFTDLTRDESGTASVVLTSADGSGVEMAWDAACPWVQVHTADTDDDATNRIGLAVEPMTCPPDAFNSHVDLVVLEPGASSSAGWTIRAL from the coding sequence ATGACCACCCCCATCTCCGGAACCCATTTCGGCCTCACGGCGGGCGACTACCATGCCACGATCGCCTCGCTCGGTGCCTCCCTCCGCACGCTCGAGCACCGCGGCCGCCCCCTCGTCGTGCCGTTCGACGCCGACGAGGTGCGCCCGGCCTACCGGGGCGCGACCCTCGCCCCGTGGCCCAACCGTGTGGTCGACGGGCGGTATGCGTTCGCCGGGGCGGAGCAGCAGCTCCCGCTCACCGAACCCGGTCGCGGCCATGCCCTGCATGGCCTGGCCGTGTGGCTCGACTTCGAGGCCGTCGACCAGTCGGCGAGCAGTGTCACGCTGCTCGCCACGATCGAAGCGCAGGCGGGGTACCCGCACCGCGTCGACGTCTTCGTGGAGTACACCCTCGACGAGTCCGGCCTGCACACCACGGTCACCGCCACCAATACGGGCCCGGATGCCGCACCGTGGGGCACCGGTCCGCATCCGTATCTCGTCGCCGGCCCCGGCCGTGTCGACGACTGGACGCTGCGCCTCCCGGCCGCGACCGTGCTGACCGTCACCGCGGAACGCCTCATCCCGGTCGCCGCGTTCGCCGTCGACACCGACCCGAACCGGGCCTTCGATTTCCGCGAACCGCGCGCCATCGGCGACACCTTCATCGACCACGCTTTCACCGATCTCACCCGAGACGAGTCCGGCACGGCTTCCGTGGTGCTCACGTCGGCCGACGGCTCGGGCGTGGAGATGGCCTGGGATGCGGCCTGCCCGTGGGTGCAAGTGCACACGGCCGACACCGACGACGACGCCACGAACCGCATCGGCCTCGCCGTGGAGCCGATGACCTGCCCGCCCGACGCCTTCAACTCTCACGTCGACCTCGTGGTGCTGGAACCCGGCGCATCGTCGAGCGCCGGCTGGACCATCCGGGCGCTCTGA
- a CDS encoding pyridoxal 5'-phosphate synthase: MTDHATPDTLSGDETIVRPEFDAPPGDPLALLREWLEGATAAGAREPLSASLATAGPTVTGGPSLPSTRIILVKNVDEVGLVFGTSASSRKGRDLAGTPYGALGFYWRETMQQLRVEGPVRRLDAEESAALFADRPRAAQATTAASRQGLPLDDEAELVAAAMALDESVGEIPRPDDWAAYRLEPTAIEFWQGRANRLHRRLAYLRTNLTSPWTHARLQP, encoded by the coding sequence ATGACGGACCATGCAACCCCGGACACGCTCAGCGGTGACGAGACGATCGTGCGACCGGAATTCGACGCCCCGCCCGGTGATCCGCTGGCGCTGCTGCGCGAGTGGCTGGAGGGTGCGACCGCGGCCGGTGCGCGGGAGCCGCTCAGCGCTTCCCTCGCCACGGCCGGGCCGACGGTCACGGGCGGACCGTCGCTGCCGTCGACCCGCATCATCCTGGTGAAAAACGTCGATGAGGTCGGGCTCGTGTTCGGCACCTCCGCGTCGAGCCGCAAGGGGCGCGACCTGGCCGGCACGCCCTACGGCGCCCTCGGGTTCTATTGGCGCGAGACGATGCAACAGCTGCGGGTGGAAGGCCCGGTGCGCCGGCTCGACGCGGAGGAGTCGGCCGCCCTGTTCGCCGACCGCCCGCGCGCGGCGCAGGCGACGACGGCGGCGTCACGTCAGGGACTTCCCCTCGACGACGAGGCGGAGCTGGTCGCCGCCGCGATGGCACTCGACGAGTCGGTCGGTGAGATCCCCCGGCCTGACGATTGGGCGGCCTACCGCCTCGAGCCCACCGCGATCGAGTTTTGGCAGGGGCGTGCGAACCGGCTGCACCGCCGCCTCGCCTACCTCCGCACGAACCTCACCTCCCCGTGGACGCACGCCCGCCTTCAACCGTGA
- a CDS encoding PucR family transcriptional regulator, translated as MPTTLAQLLARPELALRLLTPTTADALDRAIPWVHSSELPDPTPFLSDGQVLLITGTPDEVDPYVSRLVAHGIAGLGFGTEVVRDGTPDALVDACIRHGLPLFEVPYRTPFIAIARFVADRAAADAYARSTWALRASRAISLAALRPDALGAVLAELARQLGHPVALVATSGAVDRVFPDHALDGAARDDLAAAAEPLLRARRRAGSTVVLSGRPFALQTLGAAGRLRGVLAVGGVDDLDQAAQQVVTGVVALGGLALEQSRATDAARARLRTAVWRALRGGDRELAADIAEPLFGPLPSGPVRIALLTGSAVEAAVERLELTPAPFFARDGDTIAFLLPVDAPPSDTVPLADLAARFDLRGGVSAPVLLPELPTGVGQASAARERATGDAPVRAFDDLASAGMLDLLQSGDARAVAAATVAPLFAADPTLPAALRVWLDHNGVYDVAARELGIHRHTLRARVTEAERLLTRDLSTFAARADLYAALRTI; from the coding sequence GTGCCCACCACCCTCGCGCAGTTGCTCGCCCGCCCGGAGCTCGCCCTGCGGCTGCTCACCCCCACCACGGCCGACGCCCTCGACCGGGCGATCCCCTGGGTGCACAGCTCCGAGCTGCCCGACCCGACCCCTTTCCTCAGCGACGGCCAAGTCCTCCTCATCACGGGCACCCCAGACGAGGTCGACCCCTATGTCTCCCGCCTCGTGGCCCACGGGATCGCCGGCCTCGGTTTCGGCACCGAAGTGGTGCGCGATGGAACGCCGGATGCTCTCGTCGACGCGTGCATACGCCACGGGCTGCCGCTGTTCGAAGTGCCGTACCGCACCCCGTTCATCGCCATCGCCCGGTTCGTGGCCGACCGGGCCGCCGCCGACGCCTACGCTCGCAGCACCTGGGCCTTGCGCGCCTCGCGCGCCATCTCCCTGGCCGCGCTGCGTCCGGATGCGCTCGGCGCGGTTCTCGCCGAACTCGCCCGTCAGCTCGGGCATCCCGTCGCCCTGGTCGCCACCTCCGGCGCGGTCGATCGGGTCTTCCCGGATCACGCGCTCGACGGCGCGGCCCGCGACGACCTCGCCGCCGCGGCCGAGCCGCTCCTGCGAGCCCGCCGACGCGCCGGGAGCACGGTCGTCCTCTCCGGTCGGCCGTTCGCTCTGCAGACCCTCGGCGCCGCTGGGCGCCTGCGCGGTGTGCTCGCGGTCGGCGGTGTGGACGACCTCGACCAGGCCGCCCAACAGGTGGTCACGGGCGTCGTCGCGCTCGGCGGTCTCGCGCTGGAGCAGAGCCGGGCGACGGATGCGGCGCGCGCCCGCCTGCGCACCGCCGTCTGGCGCGCCCTTCGCGGCGGCGACAGAGAGCTCGCCGCCGACATCGCGGAGCCCCTGTTCGGCCCGCTTCCCAGCGGCCCGGTGCGCATCGCACTCCTCACCGGCTCTGCCGTCGAGGCCGCCGTGGAGCGGCTGGAGCTGACCCCGGCCCCCTTCTTCGCTCGCGACGGCGACACCATCGCCTTCCTTCTGCCGGTGGATGCGCCCCCTTCCGACACAGTGCCGCTCGCCGACCTCGCCGCCCGGTTCGACCTGCGCGGCGGCGTCTCCGCCCCCGTGCTGCTGCCGGAGCTCCCGACCGGTGTCGGGCAGGCGTCAGCTGCCCGAGAACGTGCCACCGGCGACGCCCCTGTGCGGGCGTTCGATGATCTGGCCTCGGCCGGAATGCTCGACCTGCTGCAGTCCGGCGACGCCCGGGCGGTCGCCGCCGCGACCGTGGCCCCGCTGTTCGCCGCCGACCCGACCCTCCCCGCCGCGCTGCGGGTCTGGCTGGACCACAACGGCGTCTACGATGTGGCCGCCCGAGAGCTGGGCATCCACCGTCACACCCTCCGCGCCCGGGTCACCGAGGCCGAACGTCTCCTCACCCGCGACCTCTCCACCTTCGCTGCCCGCGCCGACCTCTACGCAGCCCTCCGCACCATCTGA
- the gabT gene encoding 4-aminobutyrate--2-oxoglutarate transaminase, protein MTLVHTTTVTGGPALPQERRLVTAIPGPESRKRMERKSQAVAAGVGTTIPVFTVAAGGGVLVDVDGNSLIDFGSGIAVTGVGNSAPRVVEAVQAQLAQFTHTCFTVAPYDSYVEVAEALNRLTPGDHAKRSALFNSGAEAVENAVKIARHYTGKQAVVAFDHAYHGRTNLTMGLTAKNQPYKNGFGPFAPEIYRAPLSYPLRDGGLSGADAAARAILQIEKQIGAANLAAIIIEPILGEGGFIVPADGFLPALADWAAANGVVFIADEVQTGFARTGTMFASEQFGIVPDLIVTAKGIAGGLPLSAVTGRAEIMDAPQIGGLGGTYGGNPLACVAALAAIETYETENLAERARAIGAILFEKLGAIVAADSRVAEVRGRGAMVAIELVDPVTGEPDAALTGTVAAAAHAAGVVLLTCGTYGNVIRFLPPLSIPDHLLVEGLEVVAEALVNA, encoded by the coding sequence ATGACCCTCGTCCACACCACCACCGTCACCGGTGGGCCCGCCCTCCCGCAGGAGCGCCGGCTCGTCACCGCCATCCCCGGCCCCGAATCGCGCAAGCGGATGGAACGCAAATCCCAGGCCGTTGCCGCGGGCGTCGGCACCACCATCCCCGTCTTCACGGTCGCGGCCGGCGGCGGTGTGCTCGTCGACGTCGACGGCAACTCGCTCATCGACTTCGGTTCCGGCATCGCCGTGACCGGTGTGGGCAACTCCGCACCGCGCGTCGTCGAAGCCGTGCAGGCCCAGCTCGCCCAGTTCACGCACACATGCTTCACGGTGGCGCCCTACGACTCCTACGTCGAGGTGGCCGAAGCGCTCAACCGACTCACCCCCGGCGACCACGCCAAGCGCAGTGCCCTGTTCAACTCCGGTGCGGAGGCGGTGGAGAACGCCGTGAAGATCGCCCGTCACTACACCGGCAAGCAGGCCGTCGTGGCGTTCGACCACGCCTACCACGGCCGCACCAACCTCACCATGGGGCTCACGGCCAAGAACCAGCCGTACAAGAACGGCTTCGGGCCCTTCGCCCCCGAGATCTACCGGGCGCCCCTCTCGTACCCGCTGCGCGACGGCGGCCTCAGCGGCGCCGACGCAGCGGCCCGCGCCATCCTGCAGATCGAGAAGCAGATCGGCGCCGCCAACCTCGCCGCGATCATCATCGAGCCGATCCTGGGCGAGGGCGGCTTCATCGTCCCCGCCGACGGCTTCCTCCCGGCGCTCGCCGACTGGGCGGCCGCCAACGGCGTCGTCTTCATCGCCGACGAGGTGCAGACCGGCTTCGCCCGCACCGGAACGATGTTCGCTTCCGAGCAGTTCGGCATCGTACCCGACCTGATCGTCACCGCCAAAGGCATCGCGGGCGGGCTGCCGCTCTCGGCGGTCACCGGGCGGGCCGAGATCATGGACGCTCCCCAGATCGGCGGACTCGGCGGAACCTACGGCGGCAACCCGCTCGCCTGCGTCGCCGCCCTCGCCGCGATCGAGACCTACGAGACCGAGAACCTGGCCGAGCGCGCCCGTGCGATCGGCGCCATCCTGTTCGAGAAGCTGGGCGCCATCGTCGCGGCCGACTCCCGCGTCGCCGAAGTGCGTGGCCGGGGCGCGATGGTCGCGATCGAACTCGTCGACCCGGTGACCGGCGAACCGGATGCGGCTCTCACCGGCACGGTCGCCGCCGCCGCCCACGCTGCCGGCGTCGTGCTGCTCACCTGTGGCACCTACGGCAATGTGATCCGCTTCCTGCCGCCGCTGAGCATCCCGGACCACCTGCTCGTCGAAGGCCTCGAGGTCGTGGCGGAAGCGCTGGTGAACGCATGA
- a CDS encoding NAD-dependent succinate-semialdehyde dehydrogenase: protein MSTTETTDTTATTVPAPAERETELLSRVPDGLYIGGRWEAGVRDPIEVLDPATGRVIKRIANARPEDGIRALDAAAEAAGAWAATPPRTRAEILRTAFDLLQERRDDFALLMTLEMGKPLAEANGEVTYGGEFLRWFSEEAVRIAGRYGSNPEGTGTMVVSQRPVGPSFFITPWNFPLAMATRKIAPALAAGCTVVVKPAELTPLTTLLFAQLLADAGVPAGVVNVIPTSTSGAVSAPIIADPRLRKLSFTGSTPVGRALLAQAGQNVLRTSMELGGNAPFVVFDDADLDKAVDGAMLAKFRNMGQACTAANRFIVHESVAEEFAARVTERVNALRIGRGTEEGVTLGPLIDDRAVASMTALVEDAVARGARVLTGGSAPDGDGFFFEPTVIADIRPGSTILSEEIFGPILAITTFATEEEAVTRANESEYGLVGYVFTADLARGQRMIDRIDTGMMGLNTGLVSNAAAPFGGVKQSGLGREGGAEGIHEYLSTKYTLIPVG, encoded by the coding sequence ATGAGCACCACGGAGACCACCGACACCACCGCCACCACCGTTCCCGCGCCGGCCGAGCGTGAGACCGAACTGCTCTCCCGAGTGCCCGACGGCCTGTACATCGGCGGTCGTTGGGAAGCCGGAGTCCGCGACCCCATCGAGGTTCTGGACCCGGCGACCGGCCGCGTGATCAAGCGCATCGCCAACGCGCGCCCGGAGGACGGCATCCGTGCTCTGGACGCGGCCGCCGAGGCAGCGGGGGCGTGGGCGGCGACCCCGCCCCGCACCCGCGCCGAGATCCTGCGCACGGCGTTCGACCTGCTCCAGGAGCGCCGCGACGACTTCGCGCTGCTGATGACCCTGGAGATGGGCAAGCCGCTGGCCGAAGCCAACGGCGAGGTGACCTACGGCGGCGAGTTCCTGCGGTGGTTCAGCGAAGAGGCCGTGCGCATCGCCGGCCGCTACGGCTCGAACCCCGAAGGCACCGGCACCATGGTCGTCTCGCAGCGTCCGGTTGGCCCGAGCTTCTTCATCACGCCGTGGAACTTCCCGCTGGCGATGGCGACCCGCAAGATCGCCCCCGCGCTCGCCGCCGGCTGCACGGTCGTCGTCAAGCCGGCCGAGCTGACCCCGCTCACGACGCTGCTGTTCGCCCAGCTGCTCGCCGACGCCGGCGTGCCGGCCGGCGTGGTCAACGTCATCCCGACGTCGACCTCGGGCGCCGTCTCGGCCCCGATCATCGCCGACCCTCGGCTGCGCAAGCTCTCGTTCACCGGGTCGACGCCGGTCGGCCGGGCACTGCTCGCGCAGGCCGGGCAGAATGTGCTCCGCACGTCGATGGAGTTGGGCGGCAATGCCCCGTTCGTCGTCTTCGACGACGCCGACCTCGACAAGGCGGTCGACGGGGCGATGCTCGCCAAGTTCCGCAATATGGGTCAGGCCTGCACGGCAGCCAACCGCTTCATCGTGCACGAGTCGGTCGCCGAGGAGTTCGCCGCGCGGGTGACCGAACGCGTGAACGCTCTGCGCATCGGTCGCGGCACCGAAGAGGGCGTCACCCTCGGCCCGCTCATCGACGACCGCGCGGTCGCCTCGATGACAGCGCTCGTCGAGGATGCGGTCGCCCGCGGCGCGCGCGTGCTCACCGGCGGCTCCGCCCCCGACGGCGACGGCTTCTTCTTCGAGCCGACGGTCATCGCGGATATCCGACCCGGGAGCACCATCCTGAGCGAAGAGATCTTCGGCCCGATCCTGGCGATCACGACGTTCGCCACCGAGGAGGAGGCCGTCACCCGAGCGAACGAGAGCGAGTACGGGCTCGTCGGCTATGTGTTCACCGCCGACCTCGCACGAGGCCAGCGCATGATCGACCGGATCGACACCGGGATGATGGGGCTCAACACCGGCCTCGTCTCCAACGCGGCCGCTCCGTTCGGCGGGGTCAAGCAGTCCGGCCTCGGCCGGGAGGGCGGCGCCGAAGGGATCCACGAGTACCTCAGCACGAAGTACACGCTGATCCCTGTCGGCTAG
- a CDS encoding Vgb family protein, giving the protein MSARTFVEHPVGEAGEGPYAVAVTRDGALWFTLVHGGRVGRRGPDGSLAYLSLGEGSQPSLLAAATDSTVWVTDTTGNRLVHLGVERGGVVLVGAVAVPTPGAQPFGVVSLDDGTAWFTELGADALGRIDILGRVEEFPVGRDGAVVSMIAASGDSLWFTMNGGNAVGHVRGGDAAIAFTELPRIPSGPVGIAVAENGAVWVAEILADTLGRIARNGTLTEFPLPAGAKPHAVAADPRGGVWVSLWGTGQLAHTTDDGELSFFDLPTAESEPHGLVVGDDGAVWTALESGALAALLPEPSPESVGIRA; this is encoded by the coding sequence GTGAGCGCGCGGACGTTCGTCGAGCATCCCGTCGGCGAGGCGGGCGAGGGGCCGTACGCGGTGGCCGTCACCCGAGACGGGGCGCTGTGGTTCACCCTCGTGCACGGTGGCCGGGTCGGCCGGCGTGGCCCGGACGGCTCGCTCGCCTATCTCTCGCTGGGGGAGGGGTCGCAACCGTCGCTGCTGGCGGCCGCGACCGACAGCACCGTGTGGGTGACCGACACGACCGGCAACCGGCTCGTGCACCTCGGTGTGGAGCGGGGTGGGGTCGTGCTCGTGGGCGCCGTCGCGGTGCCGACGCCGGGCGCGCAGCCGTTCGGCGTGGTCTCGCTCGACGATGGCACGGCCTGGTTCACCGAACTGGGAGCGGATGCGCTCGGCCGCATCGACATCCTGGGTCGCGTCGAGGAGTTCCCCGTCGGCCGCGACGGCGCGGTCGTGTCGATGATCGCGGCGTCGGGCGACAGCCTGTGGTTCACGATGAACGGGGGCAATGCCGTCGGCCATGTGCGGGGAGGGGATGCGGCGATCGCGTTCACCGAGCTGCCGCGCATCCCGTCCGGTCCGGTCGGTATCGCCGTGGCCGAGAACGGCGCCGTCTGGGTGGCGGAGATTCTGGCGGATACGCTCGGCCGCATTGCCCGGAACGGCACCCTCACCGAGTTCCCCCTGCCCGCGGGGGCGAAGCCGCACGCCGTGGCGGCAGACCCGCGCGGTGGTGTCTGGGTCTCGCTCTGGGGCACGGGTCAGCTCGCGCACACGACCGACGACGGCGAGCTCTCGTTCTTCGACTTGCCGACGGCCGAGAGCGAACCGCACGGACTCGTCGTCGGCGACGACGGCGCCGTCTGGACCGCCCTCGAGTCCGGCGCCCTGGCCGCCCTCCTCCCCGAACCCTCGCCGGAGTCGGTCGGCATTCGGGCCTGA